The following are encoded in a window of Vespula vulgaris chromosome 8, iyVesVulg1.1, whole genome shotgun sequence genomic DNA:
- the LOC127065593 gene encoding 60S ribosomal protein L31, which yields MAKSSEKKGKSAINEVVTREYTVHLHKRLHGVGFKKRAPRAIKEIRKFAEKQMGTPDVRIDTRLNKQLWSKGIRNVPFRVRVRLSRRRNDDEDSANKLYTLVTYIPVASFKGLQTENVDASQD from the exons ATGGCTAAATCTtctgaaaagaaaggaaagagtgCAATCAATGAAGTGGTAACTCGTGAATATACTGTACATCTTCATAAACGTCTTCATGGAGTTGGTTTTAAAAAACGTGCACCTAGAGCaattaaagaaattcgaaaatttGCTGAAAAACAAATGGGTACACCTGATGTAAGGATTGACACTCGTCTCAACAAACAGTTATGGTCTAAAGGAATAAg gAACGTTCCTTTCAGAGTCCGTGTTCGATTAAGTAGAAGAAGGAATGACGATGAGGATTCagcaaataaattatatacgcTTGTAACATATATTCCTGTAGCCTCTTTTAAAGGTCTTCAAACAGAAAATGTGGATGCAAGTCAAGATTAA